Proteins encoded in a region of the Burkholderia ubonensis subsp. mesacidophila genome:
- a CDS encoding DUF1120 domain-containing protein, protein MTNKMSGLVTAGLLAMCSTSAFADSFDIKVTGKIKPGACTPTLAGGGTFDYGLIGAAELSPTEPTLLAVRSDSITITCDAAARVALTAQDNRAGTGAFSGSINFFGTSNSTGTQFGLGTAGGKNIGAFAFRFRKNTFQADGVAVDSIFSKTSGTTWVASNGIADKTGGYESWATKGQLVPIAAKVFTGTLDVQAAIDKTSNLDMSQEINLDGLATVSLVYL, encoded by the coding sequence ATGACGAACAAAATGTCCGGCCTCGTGACTGCGGGCCTGCTCGCGATGTGCAGCACATCCGCGTTCGCCGACTCGTTCGACATCAAGGTCACCGGCAAGATCAAGCCCGGCGCCTGCACGCCGACGCTCGCCGGTGGCGGCACGTTCGATTACGGACTCATCGGCGCGGCCGAACTCAGCCCGACCGAGCCCACGCTGCTCGCGGTCCGTTCGGATTCGATCACGATCACCTGCGACGCTGCCGCCCGCGTCGCACTGACGGCGCAGGACAATCGCGCCGGCACTGGCGCATTCTCCGGCAGTATCAATTTCTTCGGCACATCCAACTCAACCGGCACGCAATTCGGTCTCGGCACGGCCGGCGGCAAGAACATCGGCGCCTTTGCATTCCGGTTCAGGAAAAACACGTTCCAGGCAGATGGCGTGGCTGTCGATTCGATTTTTTCGAAGACCAGCGGCACCACCTGGGTCGCGTCCAACGGGATCGCCGACAAGACCGGAGGCTACGAGTCCTGGGCAACGAAAGGCCAGTTGGTGCCGATCGCGGCGAAGGTCTTCACCGGCACGCTCGACGTGCAGGCCGCCATCGACAAGACGTCGAATCTCGACATGAGCCAGGAAATCAATCTCGACGGCCTCGCGACCGTCTCGCTCGTGTACCTGTAA
- a CDS encoding fimbria/pilus chaperone family protein, with protein MKSPAIHSLRLSLFVPLLGCLIGANAVHGMGVVPDTSVVIVDEADGEGTISVRNTDNQPTLLHTTIEPIPEDQAELVIVTPPVARVERGAVQLVRFVLAGNEPLATQRLARVTFSGIPPKRQGRNEIRTILRQNLPVLVQPRDLARNDAPWELLKWSIEGGELVVRNDSRYVVRLEQKVQLLPTQQIVSLPAPYVLAGQARRIAFASGAAAMPERVRLFPATVYGYSVDHYDAPLDLGTAGAVTRR; from the coding sequence ATGAAATCTCCTGCGATCCATTCCCTGCGGTTGTCGTTGTTCGTCCCTCTCCTCGGTTGCCTGATCGGCGCGAACGCCGTACACGGAATGGGCGTCGTGCCCGATACGTCCGTGGTGATCGTCGACGAGGCCGATGGCGAAGGAACGATCTCGGTCAGAAACACCGACAACCAGCCGACGCTCCTTCATACGACGATCGAGCCCATTCCCGAAGACCAGGCCGAGCTCGTCATCGTGACGCCCCCGGTCGCGCGTGTCGAACGCGGCGCCGTGCAACTCGTCCGGTTCGTACTCGCCGGAAACGAACCGCTCGCAACGCAGCGCCTCGCCCGCGTGACGTTCTCCGGCATTCCACCGAAGCGCCAGGGCCGGAACGAGATCCGGACGATCCTTCGCCAGAACCTGCCCGTCCTGGTCCAGCCGCGCGACCTCGCGCGCAACGATGCGCCGTGGGAGTTGCTGAAGTGGTCGATCGAGGGCGGCGAACTGGTCGTGCGCAACGACAGCCGCTACGTGGTGCGCCTCGAACAGAAAGTGCAGTTGCTGCCGACGCAGCAGATCGTGTCGTTGCCGGCGCCCTACGTGCTGGCCGGACAGGCACGCCGGATCGCGTTCGCCAGCGGCGCTGCCGCGATGCCCGAGCGCGTCCGCCTGTTTCCCGCCACGGTCTATGGCTACTCGGTCGACCACTACGACGCGCCGCTCGACCTCGGTACGGCCGGTGCGGTCACGCGCCGGTAA
- a CDS encoding fimbria/pilus outer membrane usher protein, producing the protein MRSRAGKRRAAVSGPATAGAARNRDVLLAFGLYIAAGSTPCAATSGAGGAPPDALEFDTGALREHRIDATAARYFEHAPRFAPGTASVRLTVNGRRAGRADARFDDNGNLCATPALLHAAGLVVPDEFRDAVAPATSPDATPCYDYRRFHPQTIVTLRPADGAIDLVVPADALAATRRTPGAFERGGFAGLVNYDLLATTTRNPAGTSHYWQATTEAGFNASDWIVRSSQIVTVVDGHVGVNHQAAYAQRTFASHGTTLQAGQIVPRSTLFATGRMFGLQTFPDEALAVAPGTGARVTGIARTQARVEVRQLGVLIHTSQLPPGPFALGDLPLVSGTADLDVTIVEATGDAQHFIVPGSSLSSAGLAAAQGLAIAVGRLQNDGYAQAPWLATATHGWQIRQRARLNAGILVSSPLQSGAASVEFVPLAGIDAAVGIDISRAAGRRGTQARVTVASNRDTALSASVSFARRTSGYRELTDAVLSMDAFTPPSHTQFAAALGWHDRALGMLSLDYTRVWVFDGPDMQRVAGTWTRPFGLGSIALNVNRTLGTRGAGGTQVYVGVTVPIGKRSVSAYANVTGDSLRSGARYSDTFGRTGSYSVAADYDTAIRSPSIRATVSATPSHARATLNASLYGAGRSTIGVNLRGAVALLDGVGMLSPYEIRDTFALASVGDRAGIELATPSGPVWTGRRGRAVIASLPAYALTFIRVNTKSLPRNLDLKNGLQTVEAGRGSVSRIEFAVEQTRRVLLTVTQANGALLPTLSTVIDDGDRFVTVTAGEGKLLLTGAQLTKPLRIALPNGKRCRLTFALPDVPPVATRYYERADARCASSPDPATGST; encoded by the coding sequence GTGCGGTCACGCGCCGGTAAGCGCCGCGCTGCCGTTTCCGGACCTGCAACGGCGGGCGCCGCTCGTAACCGGGACGTACTGCTTGCGTTCGGGCTGTACATCGCCGCAGGCAGCACGCCATGCGCCGCAACCTCCGGCGCCGGCGGCGCCCCGCCCGACGCGCTCGAATTCGATACGGGCGCGCTGCGCGAGCACCGCATCGACGCCACGGCCGCCCGCTACTTCGAGCACGCGCCACGCTTCGCGCCCGGCACCGCGTCCGTCAGGCTGACGGTCAACGGCAGGCGCGCCGGTCGCGCCGATGCGCGGTTCGACGACAACGGAAACCTGTGTGCCACGCCCGCCCTGCTGCATGCGGCCGGCCTCGTCGTCCCCGATGAGTTCCGCGACGCGGTCGCGCCGGCCACGAGTCCCGACGCGACCCCATGCTACGACTACCGGCGCTTCCATCCGCAGACGATCGTCACGCTGCGCCCGGCCGACGGCGCCATCGACCTCGTCGTGCCGGCCGACGCGCTCGCTGCGACCCGGCGCACGCCCGGCGCGTTCGAGCGCGGCGGCTTCGCGGGGCTCGTCAACTACGACCTGCTCGCGACGACGACGCGCAATCCCGCCGGCACATCGCATTACTGGCAGGCCACGACCGAAGCCGGGTTCAACGCGTCGGACTGGATCGTCCGCAGCAGCCAGATCGTCACGGTCGTGGACGGGCACGTTGGCGTCAACCATCAGGCGGCCTACGCGCAGCGCACGTTCGCGTCGCACGGCACGACGTTGCAGGCGGGGCAGATCGTCCCGCGCTCGACGCTGTTCGCGACCGGCCGGATGTTCGGCCTGCAGACGTTTCCCGACGAAGCGCTTGCTGTCGCGCCCGGGACGGGCGCACGGGTGACCGGGATCGCGCGTACGCAGGCGCGCGTCGAGGTGCGCCAGCTCGGCGTGCTGATTCATACGTCGCAGTTGCCGCCCGGCCCTTTTGCGCTGGGCGATCTGCCGCTCGTCAGCGGCACTGCGGATCTTGACGTGACGATCGTCGAGGCAACGGGCGACGCGCAGCATTTCATCGTGCCGGGATCGTCTCTGTCCAGCGCCGGGCTCGCCGCCGCGCAAGGGCTGGCGATCGCGGTCGGCCGCCTGCAGAACGACGGATACGCGCAGGCCCCATGGCTCGCGACCGCCACCCACGGCTGGCAGATCCGGCAACGCGCCCGGCTGAACGCCGGCATCCTGGTGTCGTCGCCCTTGCAGTCTGGCGCTGCGAGCGTCGAATTCGTCCCGCTTGCCGGCATCGATGCGGCCGTCGGCATCGACATCAGCCGTGCCGCCGGTCGACGCGGCACCCAGGCCCGTGTCACCGTGGCGAGCAACCGCGACACGGCGCTGAGCGCCAGCGTGTCGTTTGCACGGCGCACGTCCGGATACCGGGAGCTGACCGATGCCGTCCTCTCGATGGACGCATTCACGCCGCCGTCGCACACGCAATTCGCTGCCGCGCTCGGCTGGCACGATCGCGCGCTCGGCATGCTGTCGCTCGATTACACGCGTGTCTGGGTATTCGACGGCCCCGACATGCAACGCGTCGCCGGCACGTGGACCCGTCCGTTCGGGCTCGGATCGATTGCGCTGAACGTGAACCGTACGCTCGGCACCCGCGGCGCGGGCGGCACCCAGGTCTACGTCGGCGTGACCGTGCCGATCGGCAAGCGCAGCGTCAGCGCATACGCGAACGTCACCGGCGACTCGCTGCGCTCCGGCGCCCGCTATTCCGACACGTTCGGCCGCACCGGCAGCTACAGCGTCGCGGCCGACTACGACACCGCGATCCGTTCGCCGTCGATACGCGCGACTGTCAGCGCCACGCCAAGCCATGCGCGTGCGACCCTGAACGCCAGCCTCTACGGCGCCGGCCGTTCGACAATCGGTGTCAATCTGCGCGGCGCGGTCGCCCTGCTCGATGGCGTCGGCATGCTGTCGCCGTACGAGATTCGCGACACGTTTGCGCTCGCCAGCGTCGGCGATCGCGCCGGCATCGAACTCGCGACGCCGTCCGGCCCGGTCTGGACCGGTCGGCGCGGCCGAGCCGTCATCGCATCGCTGCCCGCATACGCGCTGACGTTCATTCGGGTCAACACGAAAAGCCTGCCGCGCAACCTCGACCTGAAGAATGGCCTGCAGACCGTCGAAGCCGGACGCGGCTCGGTCAGCCGCATCGAATTTGCCGTCGAGCAAACGCGACGCGTGTTGCTGACCGTAACGCAAGCGAACGGCGCGTTGCTGCCGACGCTGTCGACCGTCATCGACGACGGCGACCGGTTCGTGACCGTCACCGCAGGCGAAGGCAAGTTGCTGCTCACGGGCGCCCAACTGACCAAGCCGCTGCGGATCGCATTGCCGAACGGGAAGCGCTGCCGCCTGACGTTCGCGCTGCCGGACGTGCCGCCCGTCGCGACGCGCTACTACGAACGGGCCGACGCGCGCTGTGCGTCATCGCCCGATCCCGCCACGGGCAGCACATAA
- a CDS encoding OmpW/AlkL family protein, with the protein MHKMIQKFVTAAACAASLAAMPSVSHAASQGDGIYQGDFLARLRAISIQPNERGSDTLGTINVGVKNAIVPELDFTYMIRDYLGVELILGTSRHQMTSNLGNLGGVNVLPPTLLLQYHFNHAGKVRPYVGAGLNYTYFYNNGLNVGGQGVSIEKSSFGPALQFGVDVQVTKKVFVNVDVKKIWMSTDATLGDKSIGTLHIDPLIVGVGVGMKF; encoded by the coding sequence ATGCATAAAATGATTCAAAAATTTGTTACCGCCGCGGCATGCGCTGCGAGTCTTGCCGCGATGCCGTCGGTGTCGCACGCAGCATCGCAGGGCGACGGCATTTACCAGGGCGATTTTCTGGCCCGCCTGCGCGCGATCAGCATTCAGCCGAACGAGCGCGGCAGCGACACGCTGGGTACGATCAACGTCGGCGTGAAGAACGCGATCGTGCCGGAGCTCGATTTCACGTACATGATTCGCGACTACCTGGGCGTCGAACTGATTCTCGGCACGTCGCGGCACCAGATGACGTCGAATCTCGGCAACCTCGGCGGCGTGAACGTGCTGCCGCCGACGCTGCTGTTGCAATACCACTTCAACCATGCCGGCAAGGTGCGTCCGTATGTCGGCGCGGGCCTGAACTACACGTACTTCTACAACAACGGCCTCAACGTCGGCGGGCAGGGCGTGTCGATCGAGAAGAGCAGCTTCGGCCCGGCGCTGCAGTTCGGCGTCGACGTGCAGGTGACGAAGAAGGTGTTCGTCAACGTCGACGTGAAGAAGATCTGGATGAGCACCGACGCGACGCTCGGCGACAAGTCGATCGGCACGCTGCACATCGATCCGTTGATCGTCGGCGTGGGCGTCGGGATGAAGTTCTGA
- a CDS encoding NAD(P)H-dependent flavin oxidoreductase — MSARTSFPPLVIRGRSLLPIVQGGMGVGVSAHRLAGSVAREGALGTIASIDLRHHHADLLARCRAQPDRATLEAANLEALAREIRLAKTYGEGRGMIAVNVMKAVSAHADYVRVACDEGADAIVMGAGLPLDLPDLTHGRDIALVPILSDSRGIALVLKKWMKKGRLPDAIVIEHPAHAGGHLGVTQLEDMHDARFDFARVLDETTQVIASLGLERERIPLIVAGGINSHDAVRDALAAGANGVQIGTPFAVTEEGDAHPNFKRVLADASPDDIVEFVSVTGLPARAVKTPWLERYLRNETRIREKLGALKLRCPTALECLSVCGLRDGIEKFGHFCIDTRLAAALRGDVANGLFFRGREALPFGRAIRSVRDLLDLLLTGSAGEPATNRPAFTLA; from the coding sequence ATGTCCGCACGCACTTCCTTCCCGCCGCTCGTGATACGCGGTCGTTCGCTGCTGCCGATCGTGCAAGGCGGCATGGGCGTCGGCGTGTCCGCGCATCGCCTCGCAGGCAGCGTCGCGCGCGAAGGCGCGCTCGGCACGATCGCGAGCATCGACCTGCGGCATCACCATGCGGACCTGCTCGCGCGCTGCCGCGCGCAACCGGATCGCGCCACGCTCGAGGCCGCGAATCTCGAGGCGCTCGCGCGCGAGATCCGTCTCGCGAAGACCTATGGCGAAGGGCGCGGAATGATCGCCGTCAACGTGATGAAGGCGGTCAGCGCGCATGCGGACTACGTGCGCGTCGCTTGCGACGAGGGCGCGGACGCGATCGTGATGGGCGCGGGCCTGCCGCTCGACCTGCCGGACCTGACGCACGGCCGCGACATCGCGCTGGTCCCGATCCTGTCGGACAGCCGCGGCATCGCGCTCGTGCTGAAGAAGTGGATGAAGAAGGGCCGGCTGCCGGACGCGATCGTGATCGAGCATCCCGCGCACGCGGGCGGCCATCTCGGCGTCACGCAGCTCGAAGACATGCACGACGCGCGCTTCGATTTCGCGCGCGTGCTCGACGAGACCACGCAGGTGATCGCGTCGCTCGGCCTCGAGCGCGAGCGGATTCCGCTGATCGTCGCCGGCGGGATCAACAGTCACGACGCGGTGCGCGATGCGCTTGCCGCCGGCGCGAACGGCGTGCAGATCGGCACGCCGTTCGCGGTGACCGAGGAAGGCGACGCCCACCCGAATTTCAAGCGCGTGCTCGCCGACGCGAGCCCCGACGACATCGTCGAGTTCGTCAGCGTGACGGGCCTGCCGGCGCGCGCGGTGAAGACGCCGTGGCTCGAGCGCTACCTGCGCAACGAGACGCGCATCCGCGAGAAGCTCGGCGCGCTGAAGCTGCGCTGTCCGACCGCGCTCGAATGCCTGAGCGTGTGCGGGCTGCGCGACGGCATCGAGAAGTTCGGGCACTTCTGCATCGATACGCGCCTCGCGGCCGCGTTGCGCGGCGACGTCGCGAACGGGCTGTTCTTCCGCGGCCGCGAAGCGCTGCCGTTCGGCCGTGCGATCCGCAGCGTGCGCGACCTGCTCGACCTGCTGCTCACGGGCAGCGCGGGCGAGCCTGCGACAAACCGCCCGGCGTTTACGCTGGCTTGA